The segment GGCGCTGAGTTCGCGGAGAATCGCAGAGTGCCAGGGGAATATCCTCTGCGGTGCTCGGCGTTCTCGGCGTCTCCGCGTTGAAAACCAGAAACGTCAAAACACAAGATCTCTTCTTAGCTAGCATCTATGGAAAAGTCTGTCAGAAAATACTCCCTTGAGGATCCAGCCCAAGAATCCGATGACAGGGAGTACTGGATGAAGCAAACCTACGAGTACAAGATCTCAGTGCTCGAGCAACTTCGTTCTGTCTGGGCAGGGTTGAATCCTGAATGGCGGGAGAATGGAAATCTCAAAGGACTTCGAAGAGTTTTTCGGATTGCTAAACAAATATGACGTTCGATATCTTGTTGTCGGTGGCTACGCTGTCGCGATCCATGCCAGACCGAGATTCACTAACGATATCGACATTTTTATTGAGGCAAGCGAAGCAAACGCTCGAAAACTCGTCGCAGCCCTTCAAGAATTTGGATTTGGGGACGTGGGTATTGCAGTCGAAGACCTGGTCAGACCCAATCAGGTTCTTCAGTTAGGATATCCGCCCTTCAGAATAGACTTGCTCACATCGATCTCCGGAGTAGCCTTCGCCGCTGCTTGGCCTCGGAAAGTGAGCGCGGAGTACGGCGGTCAAAGTGTCTATTTTATCGGCAAAGAAGATCTGGTTGTGAATAAAAGGGAGGCAGGGAGGAAAAGGGATCT is part of the Ignavibacteriales bacterium genome and harbors:
- a CDS encoding nucleotidyltransferase; its protein translation is MEISKDFEEFFGLLNKYDVRYLVVGGYAVAIHARPRFTNDIDIFIEASEANARKLVAALQEFGFGDVGIAVEDLVRPNQVLQLGYPPFRIDLLTSISGVAFAAAWPRKVSAEYGGQSVYFIGKEDLVVNKREAGRKRDLEDLSDLL